Proteins co-encoded in one Flavobacterium sp. M31R6 genomic window:
- a CDS encoding nitrate reductase, translated as MQNTEIKTTCSYCGVGCGIIVKNDSKNGVTVTGDKDHPVNRGMLCSKGMNLHYVVNDTSDRILYPEMRWSKSHPKERVSWDAALDRAAAVFSSIIKKHGPDSVGFYISGQCLTEEYYLVNKLVKGFLKTNNIDTNSRLCMSSAVAGYKKTFGEDSVPIAYADIELADTFLITGANPAFCHPILFRRIEQHKEKNPKTKIIVVDPRRTDSAIAADLHLQILPGTDIVLYHAIGKRLIEKGYVDSDFVKNHTENYQQYKEMVCNSSFEKASKLCGVSVSDIHLAADIIGKAKGFISMWAMGLNQSAIGVDKNTALLNLSLITGQVGKPGSGPFSLTGQPNAMGGREVGGMANLLAVHKELNNPAHRKEVADFWGVESISEKPGLTATEMFDALESGKMKAIWIICTNPMVSLPDARRVEKALQNAKFVVVQDISHNADTAKFADLLLPAAGWLEKEGTMTNSERRISYLPKGINAPGEALSDVEILLNFAKKMKFSGFNFNNTEAVYKEYCLMTKGTNIDISYLNYSRLKNEGTFQWPVPDYGHPGTPRLFADKKFFTPSQKAIFNIPTSIENTSPQPSEKYPFILTTGRIRDQWHTMTKTGKVSRLMTHTPSPVLEINPIDAYKSEIKSGDIVVVSSKNGEVRVKAKVTDTIKEGVLFLPMHWGKQLDNDLNRTNNLTNTIVDPISKEPDFKYTPVALTKYVKPFQKIAVVGAGAAAFRFIQNYREINTTDEIIVFSNEENPFYNRVLLPEYVTGEFTWESLLKIKSDGMSQLNITMKSGVAIENVSTTDKTITDCKGTVHQFDMLIMATGSRPFIPENAQLHLPGRFTIRKKTDADKLKDYLDGTNLPAEEQHVVIVGGGLLGLELAAALKHKKVKITIIQRASRLMERQLDRISSKLLAEEVQQRDIQIYFDNEVSTVFETDNANELEIALKSGRIITANAIVYTIGTIPNIELAKETGLACGRGVKVNQYLQTSHPDVFAIGEIAEFNNQLFGITSAAEEQADVLANFIAGDISSFYKGSVLMNILKLEDINLCSIGEIEVPENDDSYEEIVFADLGKRYYKKCIVKNDLLIGAILMGDKNEFAEFKTMIESKIELADKRNTLLRGSGSEAKPVLGKLVCSCSQVGSGNIEECIKSGVTNFTELCKTTGAGLGCGSCKTEVKEILAKVK; from the coding sequence ATGCAAAATACAGAAATCAAAACTACGTGTTCCTATTGTGGAGTAGGATGCGGAATTATTGTAAAAAATGATTCTAAAAATGGAGTGACGGTTACCGGCGACAAAGACCATCCCGTAAATAGAGGAATGCTTTGTTCCAAAGGGATGAACTTACATTATGTAGTCAATGATACTTCGGACAGGATTCTCTACCCCGAAATGAGATGGAGTAAATCGCACCCAAAAGAAAGAGTAAGCTGGGATGCCGCTTTGGATCGTGCAGCTGCAGTTTTTTCTTCAATTATAAAAAAACACGGACCGGACAGCGTTGGATTTTATATTTCAGGACAATGTTTAACCGAAGAATATTACTTGGTTAACAAACTAGTAAAAGGTTTTCTAAAAACCAATAATATAGACACCAACTCCAGACTTTGCATGAGCTCGGCCGTGGCGGGTTACAAAAAAACTTTTGGCGAGGACTCGGTTCCTATCGCTTATGCCGATATAGAACTTGCCGACACTTTCTTGATAACAGGCGCTAATCCGGCTTTTTGCCACCCGATTTTATTCAGACGAATCGAACAACATAAAGAGAAAAACCCAAAAACAAAAATCATTGTTGTCGATCCGAGAAGAACAGACTCAGCCATCGCAGCCGATTTACACTTGCAAATACTTCCAGGGACGGATATTGTTTTATACCATGCTATCGGGAAACGATTAATCGAAAAAGGATATGTGGATTCGGATTTTGTAAAAAACCATACCGAAAACTACCAACAGTACAAAGAAATGGTATGCAACAGTTCCTTTGAAAAAGCATCCAAATTATGTGGCGTTTCCGTAAGCGACATTCACTTGGCTGCCGATATTATTGGCAAAGCCAAAGGATTTATATCCATGTGGGCTATGGGATTGAACCAAAGTGCCATTGGAGTTGACAAAAATACAGCCTTACTTAATCTTTCATTGATAACCGGACAGGTTGGAAAACCAGGTTCTGGACCTTTCTCATTGACAGGACAACCCAATGCAATGGGTGGTCGTGAAGTGGGTGGAATGGCCAATTTACTGGCTGTTCACAAAGAACTAAACAATCCCGCACACCGTAAGGAAGTAGCCGATTTTTGGGGAGTGGAATCCATTTCAGAGAAACCGGGATTGACCGCAACCGAAATGTTTGATGCCTTGGAATCGGGTAAAATGAAAGCCATTTGGATTATTTGCACCAACCCAATGGTGAGTTTACCAGATGCCAGAAGAGTTGAAAAAGCATTGCAAAACGCAAAATTTGTTGTCGTTCAAGACATCTCCCATAATGCCGATACCGCCAAGTTTGCCGATTTATTATTGCCTGCCGCCGGATGGTTGGAAAAAGAGGGAACAATGACCAACTCGGAGAGACGCATTTCTTATTTACCAAAAGGAATTAACGCCCCAGGTGAAGCTTTATCGGATGTGGAAATCTTGCTGAATTTTGCCAAAAAAATGAAATTCTCTGGCTTTAATTTCAACAATACCGAAGCCGTTTACAAAGAATACTGCCTAATGACCAAAGGCACCAATATTGATATTTCCTATTTAAATTATTCCCGACTAAAAAACGAAGGCACTTTCCAATGGCCAGTTCCGGATTACGGACACCCTGGAACTCCCCGTTTATTCGCCGATAAAAAATTCTTTACGCCTTCGCAAAAAGCGATTTTCAATATTCCAACAAGTATTGAAAACACATCGCCACAGCCTTCAGAAAAATATCCATTTATATTGACTACGGGACGTATTCGCGATCAATGGCACACGATGACAAAAACCGGTAAAGTGTCCCGATTAATGACGCACACTCCTAGCCCAGTTCTCGAAATCAATCCTATAGATGCCTACAAGTCTGAAATAAAAAGCGGTGACATTGTTGTGGTAAGCAGCAAAAATGGTGAAGTTCGGGTGAAAGCCAAAGTGACCGACACTATCAAAGAAGGTGTTCTATTTTTGCCGATGCACTGGGGAAAACAATTGGACAACGACTTGAACAGGACCAACAATCTGACCAACACGATTGTAGATCCAATATCCAAAGAACCTGATTTTAAATACACCCCAGTAGCGTTAACAAAATACGTGAAACCGTTTCAAAAAATTGCCGTTGTAGGCGCTGGAGCTGCCGCTTTCCGCTTCATTCAAAACTACAGGGAAATCAATACTACCGATGAAATTATTGTTTTCTCCAATGAGGAAAACCCATTCTACAACCGCGTTCTGTTACCAGAATATGTGACTGGAGAATTTACTTGGGAAAGCCTATTGAAAATAAAAAGCGATGGTATGAGCCAATTGAATATCACGATGAAATCGGGTGTGGCAATCGAAAACGTAAGTACTACCGATAAAACCATAACCGACTGCAAAGGCACTGTTCATCAATTCGATATGTTGATAATGGCAACCGGAAGCCGCCCTTTCATACCCGAAAATGCCCAATTGCATCTTCCGGGACGTTTTACCATCAGAAAAAAGACTGATGCCGACAAACTAAAAGATTATCTGGATGGCACCAATTTACCCGCCGAAGAACAACACGTAGTGATTGTGGGTGGTGGATTACTGGGACTGGAACTGGCTGCTGCCCTTAAACACAAAAAAGTTAAAATAACGATTATACAAAGAGCTTCCCGATTGATGGAACGTCAATTGGACAGAATTTCTAGTAAATTATTGGCCGAAGAAGTGCAGCAACGTGATATTCAAATTTATTTTGATAATGAAGTAAGCACCGTATTTGAAACCGATAATGCAAACGAATTGGAAATCGCTCTAAAAAGTGGCCGAATCATTACCGCCAATGCCATTGTTTACACCATTGGAACGATTCCAAACATAGAATTAGCCAAGGAAACAGGACTGGCTTGTGGACGTGGTGTAAAAGTCAACCAGTACTTGCAAACTTCGCATCCAGACGTATTCGCGATAGGTGAAATTGCCGAATTCAACAATCAATTATTCGGAATCACCTCTGCTGCCGAAGAACAAGCCGATGTTTTGGCCAACTTTATAGCCGGTGATATCAGCAGTTTTTACAAAGGATCGGTCTTGATGAATATTCTAAAATTGGAAGACATCAATTTGTGTTCTATTGGCGAAATCGAAGTTCCGGAAAACGACGATTCCTACGAAGAAATTGTTTTTGCCGACTTAGGAAAACGCTATTATAAAAAATGTATCGTCAAGAACGATTTACTCATTGGAGCCATCCTAATGGGAGACAAAAATGAATTTGCCGAATTCAAAACGATGATTGAAAGCAAAATCGAATTGGCCGACAAACGAAACACCTTATTAAGAGGAAGTGGCTCCGAAGCCAAACCAGTGCTAGGAAAACTCGTTTGCTCTTGTAGCCAAGTAGGAAGCGGAAATATTGAAGAATGTATCAAAAGTGGCGTTACCAACTTTACCGAACTTTGCAAGACCACCGGAGCAGGACTCGGTTGTGGTAGCTGCAAAACAGAAGTGAAAGAGATATTAGCGAAGGTGAAGTAG
- a CDS encoding CmpA/NrtA family ABC transporter substrate-binding protein, whose protein sequence is MKKLTLQLTVILLIAFTFTSFKSEIPSNPILKKRSIGPPKTKKLQLEKPNVTIGFIKLTDMAPLAIAKFLGYFDDEGLAVTLEAQANWRDILDKVIDNQLDGAQMLAGQPIAAAVGCGRQAQLVTTYSMDLNGNAITVSNAIWSKMKDSIPEEYGRPVHPIPSYALKPALNFYKKMNKPFTFGIVAAYSTHNYQLRYWLAAGGINPGFYNNNNIQGSKGNTDADVLLNVTAPPQMPQTLKSGTIDGYCVGEPWNQQAVEETIGVPIVTSREIWKNHPEKVFVMTKEFVSKYPNTSIAITKALIKAGKWLDNPENRKEATRILSKSAYVDGDKHIIDNSMLGTFEFEKGDVRSIPDFNVFFKYNATYPYYSDGIWFMTQMKRWGQITESKPNDWYLSKIKEVYKPDIWIRAANLLLEEGFISETDIPYTDGFKPATTDFIDNMSYDGKKPVEYINGFKIGLKN, encoded by the coding sequence ATGAAAAAACTAACCTTACAATTAACAGTGATACTATTAATAGCATTCACTTTTACCAGCTTTAAAAGTGAAATACCTAGTAATCCCATTTTAAAAAAAAGAAGTATAGGACCGCCGAAAACAAAAAAACTGCAATTGGAAAAACCAAACGTAACTATTGGATTCATAAAACTAACAGATATGGCACCGCTTGCCATTGCTAAGTTTTTAGGTTATTTTGACGATGAAGGACTTGCTGTAACCTTAGAAGCTCAAGCCAACTGGAGAGATATATTAGACAAAGTGATTGACAATCAACTAGACGGAGCACAAATGTTAGCTGGCCAACCGATAGCGGCAGCCGTGGGATGTGGCAGACAAGCTCAATTGGTCACCACCTATTCCATGGATTTGAACGGAAATGCGATAACAGTTTCCAATGCCATTTGGTCCAAAATGAAAGACAGCATTCCCGAGGAATATGGAAGACCTGTACATCCTATTCCATCGTATGCTTTGAAACCGGCCTTGAATTTTTACAAAAAAATGAACAAGCCTTTTACTTTTGGTATTGTTGCGGCTTATTCAACGCATAATTATCAATTGCGATACTGGCTGGCTGCTGGCGGTATAAATCCAGGTTTTTACAACAATAACAACATACAAGGAAGCAAAGGAAATACTGACGCCGATGTTTTGCTGAATGTTACGGCTCCGCCACAAATGCCTCAAACTTTAAAATCGGGAACTATTGACGGCTATTGCGTTGGAGAACCATGGAATCAGCAGGCTGTTGAAGAAACCATTGGTGTTCCCATAGTGACCAGTAGGGAGATATGGAAAAATCATCCTGAAAAAGTATTTGTAATGACCAAGGAGTTTGTTTCAAAATATCCAAATACCTCCATAGCTATTACAAAGGCATTAATAAAAGCAGGCAAATGGCTGGATAATCCCGAAAATAGAAAAGAAGCCACCCGTATCTTGTCAAAATCGGCTTATGTGGACGGGGACAAACACATAATCGATAATTCGATGCTTGGAACTTTTGAATTTGAAAAAGGAGATGTACGCTCCATACCTGATTTTAATGTTTTCTTCAAATACAATGCTACTTACCCCTATTATTCTGATGGAATTTGGTTTATGACTCAAATGAAACGTTGGGGACAAATAACTGAATCAAAACCTAACGACTGGTATTTGAGCAAAATTAAAGAAGTTTACAAACCAGATATTTGGATTCGTGCTGCAAATCTATTGTTAGAAGAAGGATTTATTTCAGAAACCGACATCCCTTACACTGATGGCTTCAAGCCGGCAACAACCGATTTTATTGACAACATGTCCTACGATGGAAAAAAACCTGTCGAGTATATCAATGGATTTAAAATTGGTTTAAAAAATTAA
- a CDS encoding nitrate/nitrite transporter yields the protein MSTTNSLSQSHRILFLNTLAFTVCFACWTLNGVLVTFLVDNGIFKWDVVQVGWLLGIPILTGSVMRLPIGMLTDKFGGKYVFSLLLLLCSIPLFLLPFADSFFMFALLSFFFGMVGTSFAVGIGFTSIWYPKEWQGRALGIFGMGNAGAAITTFMAPSLLNEFSISDPQNGWKLLPVIYGIALVVIGIIFLLFTKNKKNENQAKTVPQMLQSLKNTRVWRFGAYYFLVFGCFVAYSQWLLPNFMNVYQTSLVMGGMFATMFSLPSGVIRAFGGYLSDKFGARKVMYWVLSSSVILSALLMIPKMDITTSGPGVMATKKGIITAVSNTLVKVGEKEFPINLKINKPLENTIFPTRNSWQQVVVTQNQEVKKKELIAKGVTAIHFSANMWVYLVLVILIGISWGIGKAAVYKHIPEYFPTEVGVVGGMVGMIGGLGGFFGPIIFGYLLTATGIWSSSWIFILLLSAACLLWMHMTVTKIMNEKQPILSKEMDRK from the coding sequence ATGTCAACAACAAACTCCCTCTCACAATCGCACCGTATTTTATTTTTAAACACATTGGCCTTTACGGTGTGCTTCGCCTGTTGGACTCTCAATGGAGTTCTTGTCACTTTTTTGGTAGATAATGGAATCTTCAAATGGGATGTTGTCCAAGTAGGATGGCTTTTAGGAATTCCAATTTTAACGGGATCTGTAATGCGTTTACCAATAGGTATGCTAACTGATAAATTTGGTGGTAAATACGTATTTTCTTTATTACTACTGCTTTGTTCTATTCCTTTGTTTCTATTGCCTTTTGCAGATAGCTTTTTCATGTTTGCATTACTAAGTTTTTTCTTTGGCATGGTTGGAACCAGTTTTGCAGTTGGTATTGGTTTCACTTCTATTTGGTATCCAAAAGAATGGCAAGGAAGAGCCTTGGGGATTTTTGGAATGGGTAATGCAGGTGCTGCCATAACAACATTTATGGCTCCTTCCCTATTAAATGAATTTTCTATATCAGACCCTCAAAATGGATGGAAACTACTTCCTGTTATATATGGAATTGCATTGGTCGTAATTGGTATTATCTTTTTGCTTTTTACCAAAAACAAGAAAAATGAAAACCAAGCCAAAACGGTACCTCAAATGTTACAATCTTTAAAAAACACTAGAGTTTGGAGATTTGGAGCCTATTATTTCTTGGTATTTGGTTGTTTTGTGGCATACTCTCAATGGTTACTGCCCAACTTTATGAATGTATATCAAACTAGTTTGGTAATGGGCGGAATGTTTGCCACCATGTTTAGCTTACCGTCTGGGGTGATTCGTGCCTTTGGAGGATATCTATCGGATAAATTCGGAGCCAGAAAAGTTATGTATTGGGTATTGAGTTCATCTGTAATTCTAAGTGCCTTATTAATGATTCCAAAAATGGACATCACCACCTCTGGCCCTGGAGTTATGGCCACCAAAAAAGGAATCATCACAGCAGTTTCGAACACTCTTGTAAAAGTGGGTGAAAAAGAATTTCCTATCAATTTGAAAATAAATAAACCATTAGAAAACACCATATTCCCAACACGTAATTCTTGGCAACAAGTTGTAGTGACGCAAAATCAAGAAGTAAAGAAAAAAGAATTGATTGCCAAAGGAGTTACAGCCATTCATTTTAGCGCCAATATGTGGGTATATCTGGTATTGGTCATCCTAATCGGGATTTCATGGGGAATTGGTAAAGCAGCAGTTTACAAACACATCCCGGAATATTTCCCTACCGAAGTAGGAGTTGTAGGCGGTATGGTTGGAATGATCGGCGGACTTGGAGGCTTCTTTGGTCCAATCATCTTTGGCTATTTATTGACAGCTACCGGAATTTGGTCAAGCTCTTGGATTTTTATATTACTATTATCTGCAGCTTGCTTGTTATGGATGCACATGACTGTAACCAAAATCATGAACGAAAAACAACCTATCTTATCGAAAGAAATGGATAGAAAATAA
- a CDS encoding response regulator transcription factor has translation MNNTIRVILADDHVFVRDGIKSLLENEANITVVGEATDGLEALALIDSVQPDLLILDIRMPNMTGIEVVEQLRSKNNLVKIVMLSMHESEEYVLKSIKAGADGYLLKGSSKEEFLKALHTVANGGKYFSGDISSILIGQLTNPVLTAEPKQSLGEDQLITKREKEILKLLLTGKGNKEIAEALDISKRTAEVHRFNLMKKLKVKNLMELSNKAAEYSLL, from the coding sequence ATGAATAATACAATTCGAGTAATTCTTGCAGACGACCACGTATTTGTGAGAGATGGCATAAAATCTTTATTAGAAAACGAAGCAAACATCACTGTTGTAGGCGAAGCTACAGACGGTCTGGAAGCCTTAGCCTTAATAGACAGTGTCCAACCCGATTTACTTATTCTTGATATTCGGATGCCAAATATGACCGGTATTGAAGTCGTAGAGCAACTAAGAAGCAAAAACAATTTGGTAAAAATCGTGATGCTTTCCATGCATGAATCTGAAGAATACGTATTGAAATCAATTAAAGCGGGTGCCGACGGATACTTACTTAAAGGATCCAGTAAAGAAGAATTTTTAAAAGCACTACATACAGTTGCCAATGGCGGAAAATATTTCAGTGGTGACATTTCATCTATATTAATTGGACAATTAACCAATCCTGTACTTACTGCCGAACCAAAACAATCTTTGGGAGAAGACCAATTGATTACCAAAAGAGAGAAAGAAATTCTAAAACTTTTATTGACCGGTAAAGGAAATAAAGAAATCGCAGAAGCCTTAGACATCAGTAAAAGAACTGCCGAAGTACATCGATTCAATTTGATGAAAAAACTTAAAGTAAAAAACCTGATGGAACTTTCCAATAAGGCAGCGGAGTATTCGCTTCTTTAG
- a CDS encoding type IV pili methyl-accepting chemotaxis transducer N-terminal domain-containing protein: MYLFALVTIAVTVLLSQLLIQYNLNSQLSDSRIINTSGKQRMLSQKLTKEILVLNFITDSLQQNEQINKISDIVSQWKSNHYSLVNGDEKLGFPKEKNPIITTLFENLKPNFDTILKAAGTFLENKKQNKNKQENQKLVQTILDNGAVFLSKMNQIVGEYDREALEKVTRQSKTEYVILAFTLFVLLLEFIFIFKPTNKKVEALISNLLSSERKALKLAQDTEIISEAKENSVKELKSLNYAMENTLLYCRIATDGTIIHIGEKFSKLIQYNPFLSDKKFGQVLTPVEKEQIIIDRIVLENHRRGWQGELNITTRSEQSLWLDLSMVPVTIKKDESELLIICFDITERKKAVQEVERLNAANVADKLSQQKVISSKIVENQENEQNRIAREIHDGIGQMLTGLKFSLESINLDDKEKSTVKIDYLKKLTLDIIKGVRTATFNLMPPELSDHGINSALAKLTLELSKLTGKNILFYNKTDFNSRLDSLIEINIYRLTQEAINNAIKYADSTHIIVQLSHSATLLSITVDDNGKGFDINAVEKKRNSESGMGMLFMKERIQYINGRVFFNSIPNEGTRITFNVPI, encoded by the coding sequence ATGTATCTATTCGCCTTAGTTACTATAGCCGTAACAGTACTTTTGAGCCAACTCCTAATTCAATACAACTTAAACAGCCAACTTAGCGATTCCAGAATAATAAACACCTCTGGAAAGCAAAGAATGCTAAGTCAAAAATTGACCAAAGAAATTTTAGTTCTCAATTTCATTACCGATTCGTTACAGCAAAACGAACAAATCAACAAAATTTCGGATATCGTATCACAATGGAAATCCAATCATTATTCCCTTGTAAACGGAGATGAAAAACTAGGATTTCCAAAGGAGAAAAACCCAATCATCACCACCCTTTTTGAAAACTTAAAACCTAATTTCGACACAATTCTTAAGGCTGCCGGCACTTTTTTGGAAAACAAAAAACAAAATAAAAACAAGCAGGAAAATCAAAAATTGGTGCAGACCATACTCGACAATGGAGCAGTTTTTCTTTCGAAAATGAACCAAATTGTGGGTGAATATGACAGAGAGGCGCTTGAAAAGGTAACTCGCCAAAGCAAAACAGAATATGTCATTCTCGCCTTTACCCTATTCGTTTTATTGCTGGAATTCATTTTTATTTTCAAACCCACCAACAAGAAAGTGGAAGCATTAATTTCCAACCTCTTATCCTCGGAAAGAAAGGCATTAAAACTAGCACAGGACACTGAAATCATCAGCGAAGCCAAAGAAAACTCCGTAAAAGAATTGAAGTCGCTCAATTATGCAATGGAAAACACCCTACTCTACTGCCGAATTGCAACCGACGGAACTATCATTCACATTGGAGAAAAGTTCTCCAAACTAATACAGTACAACCCTTTTCTTTCGGATAAAAAATTCGGACAAGTATTGACTCCTGTTGAGAAGGAACAAATTATCATCGACCGTATTGTTCTCGAAAACCACCGCAGAGGTTGGCAAGGAGAATTAAATATCACCACTCGTAGCGAGCAATCGCTATGGTTGGACCTATCGATGGTACCGGTTACGATAAAAAAAGACGAATCGGAACTATTGATTATTTGCTTTGACATTACCGAACGCAAAAAAGCTGTTCAAGAAGTGGAACGTTTGAATGCAGCCAATGTTGCCGACAAGCTAAGCCAACAAAAAGTGATTTCGAGCAAGATTGTCGAAAACCAAGAAAACGAACAAAACCGAATCGCAAGGGAAATTCATGACGGAATTGGACAAATGCTAACTGGATTAAAATTTAGCCTTGAAAGCATCAATCTTGACGACAAGGAAAAATCTACAGTAAAAATTGACTACTTAAAAAAACTGACCCTCGACATCATCAAAGGAGTTCGCACAGCCACTTTCAATTTGATGCCTCCGGAATTAAGCGACCACGGAATCAACTCGGCTCTTGCAAAACTCACATTGGAACTTTCAAAACTTACAGGCAAGAACATTCTTTTTTACAACAAAACCGATTTCAATAGCCGATTGGATTCATTAATCGAAATCAATATTTATCGATTGACCCAGGAAGCCATCAATAATGCGATCAAATATGCCGACTCTACTCATATTATAGTACAGCTTTCGCATAGTGCCACGTTATTGAGTATCACTGTTGACGATAACGGAAAAGGATTTGATATTAATGCCGTCGAAAAAAAGAGAAACAGCGAATCAGGAATGGGCATGCTCTTTATGAAAGAAAGAATACAATATATTAACGGTCGCGTTTTCTTTAATTCTATTCCTAATGAAGGAACTAGGATTACATTTAATGTTCCCATTTAA
- the nirD gene encoding nitrite reductase small subunit NirD, whose amino-acid sequence MEELLSQYETVNLSAVKIWFKAGSIKDFPSNRGGCIKYKNKQIAIFNFERRNEWYACQNACPHKMEMVLSRGMTGSTDGIPKIACPMHKKTFSLVDGSNLNGDDFKIATYPVKIEGNEVFVGFLE is encoded by the coding sequence ATGGAAGAACTATTAAGCCAATACGAAACCGTAAACCTAAGTGCAGTAAAAATTTGGTTCAAAGCTGGAAGCATCAAAGATTTCCCAAGTAACAGAGGCGGTTGCATCAAATACAAAAACAAGCAAATTGCAATTTTCAACTTCGAAAGAAGAAACGAATGGTACGCTTGCCAAAATGCCTGTCCTCACAAAATGGAAATGGTTTTATCAAGAGGAATGACAGGTTCTACAGATGGAATTCCAAAAATCGCCTGTCCGATGCACAAAAAAACTTTTTCGCTAGTAGATGGATCTAATTTAAACGGCGATGATTTTAAAATAGCTACCTACCCTGTAAAAATTGAAGGGAATGAAGTATTCGTTGGGTTTTTAGAATAA
- a CDS encoding DUF4202 domain-containing protein, translating into MKTIPFLNASAWIDAENEADPNNEIYQDVTYPKELLYSDRMYERLMSFQPDASEAVQIAAKAQHICRWKIARESYPMDRVGYLKWREDLKKFHAKITSEILKKAGYEDDFIDRVSFLIEKKLLKKDEETQLLEDVICLVFLEFYLDPFVHKHDTEKLKNIILKTWNKMSDKGHQEALKINYTPENLQLIKDSLGL; encoded by the coding sequence ATGAAAACTATCCCCTTTTTAAACGCCAGTGCGTGGATTGATGCCGAAAACGAAGCAGATCCAAATAATGAAATATACCAAGACGTAACCTACCCAAAAGAGTTATTATACTCCGATAGAATGTATGAAAGGCTGATGTCTTTTCAGCCCGATGCTTCGGAAGCCGTTCAAATAGCAGCCAAAGCACAACACATTTGCCGTTGGAAAATAGCAAGAGAATCCTATCCCATGGATCGTGTGGGATATTTGAAATGGCGAGAGGATCTAAAAAAATTCCACGCCAAAATAACTTCCGAAATCTTAAAGAAAGCAGGATATGAAGATGACTTCATTGACCGTGTTTCCTTTTTGATCGAGAAAAAATTACTTAAAAAAGACGAAGAAACCCAATTATTAGAAGACGTTATTTGCCTAGTGTTTTTAGAATTTTATTTGGATCCATTTGTACACAAACACGACACCGAAAAACTTAAAAACATTATTCTAAAAACTTGGAATAAAATGTCAGACAAGGGACATCAGGAAGCATTGAAAATCAATTATACACCAGAAAATCTTCAGTTAATAAAAGACTCTTTGGGATTGTAA